The following proteins are co-located in the Lagenorhynchus albirostris chromosome 4, mLagAlb1.1, whole genome shotgun sequence genome:
- the SMIM31 gene encoding small integral membrane protein 31, whose translation MELPFTNLEMAFILLAFVIFSFFTLASIYTNPDERNEGKQREERERERKRVLLNSLKYLLWHFTIIY comes from the exons ATGGAGCTTCCGTTTACCAACCTGGAAATGGCATTCATTTTATTGGCTTTtgttatcttttccttctttactcTGGCTTCCATCTACACGAACCCGGATGAGAGGAATGAAGGTAAACAGAGAGA agagagagagagagagagaaagagagttttATTAAATAGCCTGAAATATCTACTGTGGCATTTTACCATTATTTATTAA